One segment of Niabella beijingensis DNA contains the following:
- a CDS encoding DUF4959 domain-containing protein, translating into MNNRFFSALYAVIAVMLLLYVTACTKISDFNTPASADKTKPGTVTDIKVTNFNGGAYITYSLPKSDNILYVKANYVVNDKTGTSLETKSSYYSDTLTVNGFAEKKEYAVILRVVSRANVESDPVEVKVHPDTPVYQVVAKTLSLSADFAGVRINAINELQKNVGVVFLYNDPYYGKYTIRQQVFSSFSQISFPSRGFDTLPKPVAAYTTDQWGNTSDTLFQTIKPLYEIELNKSNFFEYNLPSNSKTDEFGWVTPRLWDNNNGSGWHTNQSRPPIILPATTSFGIGVLAKLSRFKLVPRDGYLWAHGNPKSFMLWGSSAEQPGDFSPPYFADEGTVMGDWVNIGNYRYPDPPSGSLTPTDADRAWARPGTDFDVPFAAPKVKFLRVVVPENWGGDNNFAHIMELTFYGDPR; encoded by the coding sequence ATGAACAACCGCTTTTTTTCCGCTCTATACGCTGTCATCGCAGTTATGTTGCTGCTGTATGTAACAGCCTGTACAAAAATTTCGGATTTTAACACACCGGCTTCCGCCGACAAAACAAAACCCGGAACCGTCACCGACATTAAGGTCACTAATTTTAACGGGGGCGCCTATATCACCTATAGCCTTCCTAAATCAGACAATATATTATACGTAAAAGCCAATTATGTAGTTAATGATAAGACCGGGACCAGCCTGGAAACAAAATCGAGTTATTATTCCGATACGCTGACGGTAAACGGGTTTGCCGAAAAAAAAGAATACGCTGTTATCCTGAGGGTGGTAAGCCGTGCCAATGTAGAATCCGACCCCGTAGAGGTAAAAGTACATCCGGATACACCGGTGTACCAGGTGGTGGCCAAAACCCTTTCCTTGAGTGCGGATTTTGCGGGCGTACGGATCAATGCGATCAATGAGCTGCAGAAAAATGTGGGGGTTGTCTTTCTCTACAACGACCCCTACTATGGCAAGTATACTATACGCCAACAGGTTTTCTCCAGTTTTTCCCAGATCAGTTTTCCTTCGCGTGGCTTTGACACCCTGCCCAAGCCCGTAGCAGCGTATACCACCGATCAATGGGGCAATACTTCCGATACCCTTTTTCAAACCATTAAACCCCTCTATGAGATCGAGCTGAATAAAAGTAATTTTTTTGAATACAATTTGCCCAGCAACAGTAAAACAGATGAATTCGGATGGGTGACACCCCGGCTGTGGGATAATAACAATGGAAGCGGCTGGCATACCAATCAAAGCCGTCCGCCGATCATCCTCCCTGCAACCACCAGCTTCGGCATCGGCGTCCTGGCAAAACTCAGCCGGTTCAAATTGGTACCGCGTGACGGCTACCTGTGGGCACATGGCAACCCCAAGTCTTTCATGTTATGGGGATCGAGCGCAGAGCAACCCGGAGACTTCAGTCCTCCTTATTTCGCCGATGAAGGAACGGTAATGGGAGACTGGGTAAATATCGGCAACTACCGGTACCCGGATCCACCTTCGGGCAGTCTTACACCTACCGATGCCGATCGGGCATGGGCACGTCCCGGAACTGACTTTGATGTACCCTTTGCCGCACCCAAAGTAAAATTCCTGCGGGTGGTGGTACCTGAGAACTGGGGCGGGGACAACAATTTTGCCCATATTATGGAGCTCACTTTTTATGGTGACCCCAGATAA
- a CDS encoding DUF4998 domain-containing protein: MNTITTLLRIIAGTAFSGILLLSCSRKIDDYKKFQDNKEVVYSGTVANLTTRPGNLRIKVSWNPSPDPSITGYILYWNNGRDSLVLPATTNKTSDTVSTVISTHLQESDVQSFLLYTYDAAGNRSVGQRTQLTRMYGPIYESSLYNKQLLTNTTPFRIFGNDSVRLYFTKSDSTNIYSKVYYYKQDNTLDSITVSKDSVTLENYKLGTKAAIQSYFLPGLTAIDTFRTRKPDSTILIQFTPYTDTALAYSYRATGTRYNYNSDGSAAGTTAIDIDKQIEKTDYISVRTDDVANLANNGDTRMILTFAADGTIDVSGYIGVTNPIENHPTAGRSYIDRATGDLVMRYKYTNSDGSFRLIEEVWKRK, encoded by the coding sequence ATGAACACTATAACGACGCTTTTACGCATCATTGCAGGAACTGCATTTTCCGGGATCCTGCTTTTAAGCTGCAGCCGGAAAATTGACGACTACAAAAAATTCCAGGATAATAAAGAAGTGGTCTATAGCGGCACTGTCGCTAATTTAACCACCCGGCCCGGCAACCTTAGAATAAAGGTAAGCTGGAATCCCAGTCCGGATCCCAGCATTACGGGATACATACTTTACTGGAACAATGGCCGCGATTCCCTGGTGCTGCCGGCGACCACCAATAAAACATCGGATACGGTCAGTACGGTTATCTCCACCCATCTGCAGGAATCAGATGTACAAAGCTTCCTGCTTTACACCTATGATGCCGCCGGTAACCGCTCTGTCGGACAACGGACGCAGCTTACCAGGATGTATGGCCCCATTTATGAGTCCTCACTATACAATAAACAGCTGCTGACCAATACCACCCCCTTCCGGATTTTTGGCAACGATTCGGTAAGATTGTATTTTACTAAATCGGATTCTACAAACATCTATTCAAAGGTCTATTATTACAAACAGGATAATACACTGGACAGTATAACCGTTTCAAAAGATTCAGTCACATTAGAAAATTATAAACTGGGAACAAAAGCGGCGATCCAATCCTATTTTCTACCCGGCCTTACGGCCATTGACACCTTCCGGACGCGGAAACCGGACTCTACCATCCTGATCCAGTTTACTCCTTATACAGACACGGCACTTGCTTATTCCTACCGGGCCACCGGCACAAGGTATAACTACAACAGCGATGGCAGTGCCGCCGGTACCACCGCAATTGATATCGACAAGCAAATAGAAAAAACAGACTATATAAGCGTCCGGACGGATGATGTAGCCAATCTTGCCAATAACGGGGATACACGCATGATCCTCACCTTCGCGGCAGACGGGACCATTGATGTTTCCGGATACATCGGCGTCACCAATCCCATAGAAAACCATCCTACCGCCGGCAGGAGCTATATCGACCGTGCCACGGGCGATCTCGTGATGCGGTATAAATATACCAATTCGGATGGCAGTTTCCGGTTGATAGAAGAAGTATGGAAGCGTAAATAG
- the glgB gene encoding 1,4-alpha-glucan branching protein GlgB: protein MPIDLKKIQERFEAANFIDTTKPVWNYSLLTDTDITNFQNGTHYSLYEIFGSHALQVQGQWGMYFCVWAPNAQFVFVTGNFNDWSKVTHPLTARWDNSGVWEGFIPDLSFGELYKYHIAGAHNAVTEKGDPFANYWELRPMTASITWELGYDWGDEKWMEERKEKNALDAPWSVYEVHLGSWQQPDPSDEHSYNSYDQLAARLVPYVKEMGFTHVELMPVTEYPFDGSWGYQTTGYFAPTSRFGDPQGFMRLVDAFHQAGIGVILDWVPSHFPYDAHGLYLFDGEHTYEYADMRKGYHPDWNSYIFNYKRGEVKSFLISSARFWLEQFHIDGLRVDAVSSMLKLNYSRKEGEWEPNEFGGDGNLEAITFIRHLNETIYRDFPDVQTIAEEATDWPGVSRPTFEEGLGFGMKWMMGWMHDTLDYFKLDPIHRRYHQNDFTFSMMYYYDENFMLPISHDEVVHGKSPLIFKMPGDLWQKFANLRLFFTYMWTHPGAKLLFMGSEFGQTTEWNYKSELDWSLLQHNSHRGVQECLKALNGVLVSEPAMHIRQFKNDGFEWVDLDHRTESVMAYKRKGLHPGEDLLVLLNMTPEVRYDWVVECTGKEYTEELFNSDSKAYDGTGDVFNKDIRIELIDVATKRYRITLNLPPLAGVILK, encoded by the coding sequence ATGCCAATCGATCTAAAAAAAATCCAGGAAAGGTTTGAAGCTGCGAATTTTATTGATACTACAAAACCGGTCTGGAATTATTCGCTGCTGACCGACACTGATATAACAAATTTTCAGAACGGTACTCATTATTCATTATATGAAATCTTCGGATCCCATGCCCTGCAGGTGCAGGGGCAATGGGGCATGTATTTTTGCGTGTGGGCACCCAATGCACAGTTCGTATTCGTAACCGGGAACTTTAATGACTGGAGCAAAGTGACCCATCCGCTCACAGCGCGGTGGGATAACAGTGGGGTATGGGAAGGGTTTATTCCGGATTTGAGTTTTGGTGAATTATACAAGTATCATATTGCGGGAGCCCATAATGCGGTAACTGAAAAAGGAGATCCGTTTGCCAACTACTGGGAACTGCGTCCCATGACTGCTTCCATTACCTGGGAGCTGGGTTACGATTGGGGAGACGAAAAGTGGATGGAGGAGCGAAAAGAAAAAAATGCGCTGGACGCCCCCTGGAGCGTATATGAAGTACACCTGGGAAGCTGGCAGCAACCGGACCCTTCGGACGAACATTCCTATAATTCTTACGACCAGCTGGCAGCGCGACTGGTGCCCTATGTAAAAGAGATGGGGTTTACCCACGTGGAGCTGATGCCGGTAACGGAATATCCGTTTGATGGCAGCTGGGGCTACCAGACCACCGGTTATTTTGCACCCACTTCACGCTTTGGCGATCCTCAGGGATTCATGCGTCTGGTGGACGCCTTTCATCAGGCGGGTATCGGCGTGATACTGGACTGGGTGCCTTCTCATTTTCCTTATGACGCGCACGGTTTGTACCTGTTTGACGGAGAACACACCTATGAATACGCAGATATGCGCAAGGGATATCACCCGGACTGGAACTCTTATATCTTTAATTATAAAAGGGGAGAGGTAAAGTCCTTTCTGATCAGCAGCGCCCGTTTCTGGCTGGAGCAGTTCCATATCGACGGGCTGCGGGTGGATGCCGTAAGCTCGATGCTTAAGCTCAATTATTCGCGGAAAGAAGGCGAGTGGGAGCCTAATGAATTCGGCGGCGACGGAAACCTGGAAGCGATCACATTTATCCGGCACCTGAACGAAACCATTTACCGCGACTTCCCGGATGTGCAGACCATAGCAGAAGAAGCTACGGACTGGCCGGGCGTGTCGCGGCCGACCTTTGAAGAGGGCCTGGGCTTTGGCATGAAATGGATGATGGGCTGGATGCATGATACACTGGACTATTTCAAACTGGACCCGATACACCGCCGGTACCATCAGAATGATTTTACATTCAGTATGATGTATTACTATGATGAGAACTTTATGCTGCCCATCAGTCATGATGAAGTAGTACATGGTAAGAGCCCGCTGATCTTTAAAATGCCGGGCGATCTCTGGCAGAAGTTTGCCAACCTGCGATTGTTCTTTACCTATATGTGGACACATCCCGGCGCCAAGCTGCTGTTCATGGGATCGGAGTTCGGACAGACAACAGAATGGAATTATAAATCCGAGCTGGACTGGTCATTGTTACAGCACAACAGTCACAGAGGCGTACAGGAATGTCTTAAGGCGCTGAACGGGGTACTTGTAAGCGAACCGGCAATGCACATCCGTCAATTCAAAAACGATGGCTTTGAATGGGTGGATCTGGATCACCGTACAGAAAGTGTTATGGCCTATAAGAGAAAAGGTCTCCACCCCGGAGAAGACCTGCTGGTGCTGCTGAATATGACGCCCGAAGTGCGTTACGACTGGGTGGTGGAATGCACAGGTAAGGAATATACGGAAGAACTGTTCAACTCCGACAGCAAAGCATACGACGGTACGGGAGATGTATTTAACAAGGACATCCGGATTGAATTGATCGATGTTGCCACAAAACGCTACCGCATTACCCTCAACCTGCCTCCGCTGGCCGGGGTTATTTTAAAATAA